One segment of Vicugna pacos unplaced genomic scaffold, VicPac4 scaffold_20, whole genome shotgun sequence DNA contains the following:
- the LOC140694057 gene encoding uncharacterized protein: MATLEKMVKAFESLKSFQQPPPPPQPPKPASQPPPLQLLQPIPAPIPAPMPPQQARQPTPSQPLQPASQPPPPRPPQPEQPPQPVTPPMPPQPLQPAPQPLPAPPPAQPPQLAPQPPPLQPVPPPMSPQPPQPALQPPPPRPPQPEQPPQQVMPPMPPQPLQPAPQPLPPPPTAQPPQLAPLPPLLQPVPPPPPPPRPLQPAPQPLPPRPLQPSSQPLPPPPPAQPPQPAPQPPNLQPPHPASQPPPLQPVPAPMTPQQARPPTPYQPLQPASQPQPPSPPSQPPQPAPQPPPLQPLQPAPQPLPPPLPAQPPQLAPQPPLLQPVPPPPPPRPLQPAPQPPPPRPLQPAPQPLPAPSPAQPPQLAPQPPPLQPGPPPMPPQPEQPPQQVTPPMPPQQARPPTPSQPLQPASQPQAPSPPSQPPQPAPQPPPLQPLQPALQLPPPQPLQPAPQPQPPPPPAQPPQPAPQPLTPQPPQPAPQPPPPRPPQPVPPLLPPQPPQPAPQPPTPQPPQPAPQPPPPRPLQPAPQPLPPPPPAQPPQPAPQPPTPQPPQPAPQLPPPQPLQPAPQPPPPRPPQPEQPPQPVTPPMPPQPLQPAPQPLPAPPPSQPPQPAPQPPPLQPLQPAPQPPPPRPPQPEQPPQSVTPPMPPQPLQPAPQPLPPPPPAQPPQLAPQPPPLQPVPPPMPPQPLQPAPQPPPPRLLQPAPQPLPAPPPAQPPQLAPQPPPLQPGPPPMPPQAPQPALQPPPPRPPQPEQPPQQVTPPPPPRPLQPASQTLPPPPPAQPPQPAPQPPPPQPLQPALQLPPPQPLQPAPQPPPPRPLQPAPQTLPPPPPSQPPQPAPQPPPPRPLQPAPQTLPPPPPSQPPQPAPQPPPPRTPQPAPQPPPLQPLNPALQLPPPQPLQPAPQPLPPPPTAQPPQPPPPPAQPPQLAPQPPPLQPVPPPMPPQPLQPAPQPLPAPPPSQPPQPAPQPPPLQPLQPALQLPPPQPLQPAPQPPPPRPPQPEQPPQSVTPPMPPQPLQPAPQPLPPPPPAQPPQLAPQPPPLQPVPPPMPPQPLQPAPQPPPPRPLQPAPQPLPAPPPAQPPQLAPQPPPLQPGPPPMPPQPPQPALQPPPPRPPQPEQPPQQVTPPMPPQPLQPAPQPLPPPPPAHPPQPSPQPPTPQPPQPAPQPLPPPRPP; this comes from the coding sequence atggcgaccctggaaaagatggtgaaggccttcgagtccctcaagtccttccagcagccgccgccgccgcctcagccccctaagccggcatcgcagccgccgccgcttcagctcCTTCAGCCGATACCGGCGCCgataccggcgccgatgccgcctcagcaggcacggcagccgacgccgtctcagccccttcagccggcatcgcagccgccgccgcctcggccccctcagccggaacagccgcctcagccggtaacgccgccgatgccgcctcagccccttcagccggcaccgcagcctctaccggcaccgccgcccgcccagccccctcagctggcaccgcagccgccgccgcttcagccggtaccgccgccgatgtcGCCTCAGCctcctcagccggcactgcagccgccgccgcctcggccccctcagccggaacagccgcctcagcaggtaatgccgccgatgccgcctcagccccttcagccggcaccgcagcctctaccgccaccgccgaccgcccagccccctcagctggcaccgctgccgccgctgcttcagccggtaccgccgccgccgccgccgcctcggccccttcagccggcaccgcagccgctgccgcctcggccccttcagccgtcatcgcagcctctaccgccaccgccgcccgcccagccccctcagccggcaccgcagccgccgaacctccagccccctcacccggcatcgcagccgccaccgcttcagccggtaccggcgccgatgacgcctcagcaggcacggccgccgacgccgtatcagccccttcagccggcatcgcagcctcaaccgccatcgccgccctcccagccccctcagccggcaccgcaaccgccgccgcttcagccccttcagccggcaccgcagcctctaccgccaccgctgcccgcccagccccctcagctggcaccgcagccgccgctgcttcagccggtaccgccgccgccgccgcctcggccccttcagccggcaccgcagccgccgccgcctcggccgcttcagccggcaccgcagcctctaccggcaccgtcgcccgcccagccccctcagctggcaccgcagccgccgccgcttcagccgggaccgccgccgatgccgcctcagccggaacagccgcctcagcaggtaacgccgccgatgccgcctcagcaggcacggccgccgacgccgtctcagccccttcagccggcatcgcagcctcaagcgccatcgccgccctcccagccccctcagccggcaccgcaaccgccgccgcttcagccccttcagccggcactgcagctgccgccgcctcagccccttcagccggcaccgcagcctcaaccgccaccgccgcccgcccagccccctcagccagcACCGCAGCCGctgaccccccagccccctcagccggcaccgcagccgccgccgcctcggccccctcagccggtacctccactgctgccgcctcagccgcctcagccggcaccgcagccgccgaccccccagccccctcagccggcaccgcagccgccgccgcctcggccccttcagccggcaccgcagcctctaccgccaccgccgcccgcccagccgcctcagccggcaccgcagccgccgaccccccagccccctcagccggcaccgcagctgccgccgcctcagccccttcagccggcaccgcagccgccgccgcctcggccccctcagccggaacagccgcctcagccggtaacgccgccgatgccgcctcagccccttcagccggcaccgcagcctctaccggcaccgccgccctcccagccccctcagccggcaccgcaaccgccgccgcttcagccccttcagccggcaccgcagccgccgccgcctcggccccctcagccggaacagccgcctcagtcGGTAACGCCGCcaatgccgcctcagccccttcagccggcaccgcagcctctaccgccaccgccgcccgcccagccccctcagctggcaccgcagccgccgccgcttcagccggtaccgccgccgatgccgcctcagccccttcagccggcaccgcagccgccgccgcctcggctccttcagccggcaccgcagcctctaccggcaccgccgcccgcccagccccctcagctggcaccgcagccgccgccgcttcagccgggaccgccgccgatgccgcctcaggcccctcagccggcactgcagccgccgccgcctcggccccctcagccggaacagccgcctcagcaggtaacgccgccgccgccgcctcggccccttcagccggcatcgcagactctaccgccaccgccgcccgcccagccccctcagccggcaccgcagccgccgccgcctcagccccttcagccggcactgcagctgccgccgcctcagccccttcagccggcaccgcagccgccgccgcctcggccccttcagccggcaccgcagactctaccgccaccgccgccctcccagccccctcagccggcaccgcagccgccgccgcctcggccccttcagccggcaccgcagactctaccgccaccgccgccctcccagccccctcagccggcaccgcagccgccgccgcctcggacccctcagcctgcaccgcagccgccgccgcttcagccccttaatccggcactgcagctgccgccgcctcagccccttcagccggcaccgcagcctctaccgccaccgccgaccgcccagccccctcaacctccaccgccgcccgcccagccccctcagctggcaccgcagccgccgccgcttcagccggtaccgccgccgatgccgcctcagccccttcagccggcaccgcagcctctaccggcaccaccgccctcccagccccctcagccggcaccgcaaccgccgccgcttcagccccttcagccggcactgcagctgccgccgcctcagccccttcagccggcaccgcagccgccgccgcctcggccccctcagccggaacagccgcctcagtcggtaacgccgccgatgccgcctcagccccttcagccggcaccgcagcctctaccgccaccgccgcccgcccagccccctcagctggcaccgcagccgccgccgcttcagccggtaccgccgccgatgccgcctcagccccttcagccggcaccgcagccgccgccgcctcggccccttcagccggcaccgcagcctctaccggcaccgccgcccgcccagccccctcagctggcaccgcagccgccgccgcttcagccgggaccgccgccgatgccgcctcagccccctcagccggcactgcagccgccgccgcctcggccccctcagccggaacagccgcctcagcaggtaacgccgccgatgccgcctcagccccttcagccggcaccgcagcctctaccgccaccgccgcccgcccacccGCCTCAGCCGTcaccgcagccgccgaccccccagccccctcagccggcaccgcagccgctgccgccgcctcggcccccttag